The Coffea arabica cultivar ET-39 chromosome 8e, Coffea Arabica ET-39 HiFi, whole genome shotgun sequence genome window below encodes:
- the LOC113704901 gene encoding carotenoid 9,10(9',10')-cleavage dioxygenase 1-like, translated as MSTCSCTFKVCSSSSSHIPSSVGHNYDHFKDRSSLSFQLKPMLGKLEHILKDVNQTMKMIPVKLLDAFVDIAFEIVDQPLLPSQNNFAPVEELGEAFRITDIEGTIPYDFPEGVYIRNGPNPLFGGYKSAISIFGKSSHTWIEGEGMLHAMYFSKSNRSSWTIFYNNRYVESDTFKLEKQRRKLAFLPAAEGDPAAVFSAHLLNLLRFGMVDKYLSNTNVFEHSGRFYVTAENHIPQEINIKTLETLGKWDVDGTWTRPFSSHAKKVRSTGELVTFGFYPQKPYFEIGIISADGKKVVQKVDLKFKRCTLSHEIGITQRYNVIMDFPLVIDINRLLAGGPLIKYVKKEYARIGVMPIYGDADSIKWFEVEPAAAFHIVNCFEDGDEVVVIACKARESIIPGPEFGLDKYEWFSSGFKHIKPVRKSDQDSQDGAFFTRVYEWRLNMKSGEVKGKYLTGTEFSMDFPIINEKFTGVKNKYGYTQVIDSAASSISGMAKYGGLAKLHLEEKTSEFCQADQQPGEVTKIEYHKFPECTFCSGATFVPKFGSLEEDDGWITAFVHNEKTNISQVYIVDAKNISSKPIAKIKLPSRVPYGFHGAFFSDKHSDEIRIFG; from the exons ATGTCAACTTGTAGTTGTACCTTTAAAGTATGTAGCTCCAGCTCCTCTCACATACCTTCTTCTGTCGGGCACAATTATGACCACTTCAAAGATCGAAGCTCACTTTCGTTTCAGCTTAAG CCAATGTTGGGAAAGTTGGAACACATTCTTAAGGATGTAAATCAAACAATGAAGATGATTCCGGTGAAGTTGTTGGATGCTTTTGTCGATATAGCCTTTGAAATCGTTGATCAGCCATTACTCCCTTCTCAG AATAATTTTGCTCCGGTCGAAGAGTTGGGAGAGGCATTTCGTATCACTGATATTGAAGGGACAATTCCTTATGATTTTCCGGAGGGCGTTTACATAAGAAACG GTCCAAACCCTCTATTTGGAGGATATAAATCTGCTATCTCGATATTTGGAAAATCAAGCCACACATGGATAGAAGGAGAAGGAATGCTCCATGCTATGTACTTCAGTAAATCAAACCGAAGCAGCTGGaccattttctacaataacAGATATGTCGAGTCAGACACATTCAAATTAGAAAAGCAAAGAAGGAAACTGGCATTTCTTCCTGCAGCTGAAGGGGATCCGGCTGCTGTTTTTTCTGCTCATCTGCTAAATTTG TTGAGATTTGGCATGGTAGACAAGTACCTTAGCAATACTAATGTCTTCGAGCATTCGGGGAGGTTCTACGTGACTGCCGAGAATCATATACCCCAAGAGATTAATATTAAGACACTAGAAACTCTAGGGAAATGGGATGTTGATGGAACTTGGACTCGACCATTCAGTAGCCATGCCAAG AAAGTTCGATCTACTGGAGAACTAGTTACATTTGGGTTTTATCCGCAAAAACCCTATTTTGAAATCGGAATTATCTCAG CTGATGGCAAGAAAGTAGTTCAGAAAGTTGATCTCAAATTCAAGAGATGTACCCTTAGCCATGAGATTGGCATTACACAGAG GTACAATGTGATCATGGATTTTCCACTCGTAATAGATATAAATCGACTACTAGCCGGTGGACC ATTAATAAAGTACGTGAAAAAAGAATACGCAAGAATTGGAGTAATGCCTATATATGGTGATGCTGATTCTATCAAATGGTTCGAGGTTGAACCTGCGGCAGCATTTCATATTGTCAACTGTTTTGAGGATGGTGATGAG GTTGTTGTGATCGCCTGCAAAGCTCGTGAATCAATTATACCAGGACCAGAATTTGGATTGGACAAATATGAGTGGTTTTCTAGCGGTTTCAAGCATATAAAACCAGTACGTAAATCCGATCAAGATTCACAGGACGGAGCATTTTTCACTCGGGTTTATGAGTGGAGATTGAACATGAAATCTGGAGAGGTGAAGGGGAAATATCTCACTGGGACAGAGTTCTCTATGGACTTTCCTATCATAAATGAGAAATTTACTGGAGTTAAGAATAAATATGGATACACACAGGTTATTGATTCTGCAGCAAGCTCGATTTCAG gcATGGCAAAATACGGGGGACTAGCGAAGCTTCATCTTGAAGAGAAAACATCTGAATTTTGTCAA GCGGATCAACAACCTGGGGAAGTGACAAAGATTGAGTATCACAAGTTTCCTGAATGCACATTTTGCTCAGGAGCTACTTTTGTTCCTAAATTTGGAAGTCTAGAAGAGGACGATGGCTGGATTACCGCATTTGTACACAACGAAAAGACTAACATATCTCAG GTATATATAGTTGATGCCAAGAATATTTCGAGTAAGCCAATTGCCAAGATCAAGCTACCCAGTAGGGTACCGTACGGTTTCCATGGGGCTTTTTTTAGCGACAAACACAGCGACGAAATCAGGATTTTTGGTTAG